In Streptococcus sp. SN-1, a single genomic region encodes these proteins:
- a CDS encoding Rpn family recombination-promoting nuclease/putative transposase: MILRHPGISPTNDLVAKKIFSNPEITCQFIRDMLDLPAKNVTILEGSNIHVLPSVPYSAQDFYTSIDVLAELDNGTQVIIEIQVHHQNFFINRLWAYLCSQVNQNLEKVRQQEGNTHQSYKHIAPVYAIAIVDSNYFSDDLAFHSFSMREDTTGEVLTITNNGQEHHLVKMAFLELKKYRETSKDEVRKPWLEFFGNKPFTQQPERAISQADQLLDYKSWSEEDRKMFSQLRMREEQALLAHDYALETARAEGIEQGLERGKVEGSLSMLLNLVRQGLLPSEVASQQLGMTVAEFEELLKEHHK; this comes from the coding sequence ATGATTCTCAGACATCCGGGCATCAGCCCAACCAATGATTTGGTTGCTAAGAAAATCTTTAGCAATCCAGAAATCACTTGTCAATTTATACGCGATATGTTGGACTTGCCAGCAAAAAATGTGACCATTTTGGAGGGAAGTAACATTCACGTCTTGCCTTCCGTTCCTTACTCAGCACAGGATTTCTATACCAGTATAGACGTTTTGGCGGAGCTAGATAATGGAACGCAAGTAATTATTGAGATTCAAGTTCATCATCAGAATTTTTTCATCAATCGCTTGTGGGCTTATTTGTGTAGCCAGGTCAATCAAAATCTTGAAAAAGTTCGCCAACAAGAAGGCAATACTCATCAAAGTTACAAACACATCGCACCAGTATACGCTATCGCAATTGTGGATAGTAATTACTTCTCAGATGATTTAGCTTTTCATAGCTTTAGTATGCGAGAGGACACGACAGGTGAAGTCTTAACTATCACAAACAATGGACAGGAACACCATCTAGTCAAGATGGCATTCTTGGAACTCAAAAAATACAGAGAAACCAGCAAAGACGAGGTTCGCAAGCCGTGGTTGGAGTTTTTCGGGAATAAACCCTTTACCCAACAACCCGAGCGAGCCATCAGTCAGGCAGATCAACTGCTGGACTACAAGAGCTGGTCCGAGGAGGACAGGAAAATGTTTAGTCAACTACGTATGCGTGAAGAACAGGCATTATTGGCTCATGATTATGCCTTGGAAACTGCTAGGGCAGAAGGGATTGAACAGGGACTGGAGCGTGGAAAAGTTGAAGGAAGTTTGTCTATGCTACTAAATCTAGTCCGTCAAGGTCTTTTGCCTTCTGAAGTTGCCAGTCAACAGTTGGGTATGACTGTCGCTGAGTTTGAAGAACTATTAAAAGAGCATCATAAATAA
- the recG gene encoding ATP-dependent DNA helicase RecG, with protein MNLHQPLHVLPGVGPKSAEKYAKLGIENLQDLLLYFPFRYEDFKTKQVLELEDGEKAVLSGQVVTPASVQYYGFKRNRLRFSLKQGEVVFAVNFFNQPYLADKIELGATLAVFGKWDRAKASLTGMKVLAQVEDDLQPVYRLAQGISQSSLVKVIKTAFDQGLDLLIEENLPQSLLDKYKLMSRCQAVRAMHFPKDLAEYKQALRRIKFEELFYFQMQLQTLKSENRVQGSGLVLNWSKEKVTAVKENLPFSLTPAQEKSLQEILTDMKSDHHMNRLLQGDVGSGKTVVAGLAMFAAVTAGYQSALMVPTEILAEQHFESLQNLFPDLKLALLTGSLKAAEKREVLETIAKGEADLIIGTHALIQDGVDYARLGLIIIDEQHRFGVGQRRVLREKGDNPDVLMMTATPIPRTLAITAFGDMDVSIIDQIPAGRKPIVTRWIKHEQLPQVLTWLEGEIQKGSQAYVISPLIEESEALDLKNAIALSEELTAHFAGKAEVALLHGKMKSDEKDQIMQDFKERKTDILVSTTVIEVGVNVPNATVMIIMDADRFGLSQLHQLRGRVGRGDKQSYAVLVANPKTDSGKDRMRIMTETTNGFVLAEEDLKMRGSGEIFGTRQSGLPEFQVADIIEDFPILEEARKVASYISSIEGWQEDPEWRMIVHHLEKKKHLD; from the coding sequence ATGAATCTACATCAACCCTTGCATGTCTTACCTGGTGTGGGACCAAAGTCAGCAGAAAAATACGCAAAACTAGGAATTGAAAACTTGCAAGACCTCTTGCTCTACTTTCCTTTCCGTTATGAAGACTTCAAAACCAAGCAAGTATTGGAACTAGAGGACGGGGAGAAGGCAGTCCTATCTGGTCAAGTCGTGACTCCTGCCAGTGTCCAGTATTATGGTTTTAAGCGTAATCGCCTGCGTTTTAGCCTCAAGCAGGGAGAAGTTGTTTTTGCGGTGAATTTCTTTAACCAGCCCTATCTAGCAGATAAGATAGAGTTGGGAGCAACCCTTGCTGTCTTTGGAAAATGGGACCGCGCCAAGGCTAGCCTGACAGGGATGAAGGTCCTGGCTCAGGTAGAGGATGATCTACAGCCTGTCTATCGTCTGGCTCAGGGAATTAGTCAGTCCAGTCTGGTCAAGGTCATCAAGACAGCCTTTGATCAGGGACTGGACCTCTTGATAGAAGAAAATCTTCCCCAGTCTTTACTAGACAAATACAAACTTATGTCCCGTTGTCAGGCCGTTCGTGCCATGCATTTTCCAAAGGATTTGGCGGAATACAAGCAGGCCCTTCGCCGTATCAAGTTTGAGGAACTCTTTTATTTCCAAATGCAGTTGCAGACGCTCAAGTCTGAAAATAGAGTTCAGGGAAGTGGTCTGGTTCTGAATTGGTCTAAGGAAAAAGTGACAGCAGTTAAAGAAAATCTACCTTTTTCCTTGACCCCAGCTCAAGAAAAGAGTTTGCAGGAAATTTTGACAGACATGAAGTCGGACCACCACATGAATCGTCTCTTGCAAGGGGATGTGGGGAGCGGAAAAACGGTGGTCGCTGGCTTGGCTATGTTTGCGGCAGTGACGGCTGGCTACCAATCAGCCCTCATGGTACCAACAGAAATCCTTGCAGAGCAACATTTTGAGAGTTTACAGAACCTTTTTCCAGACTTGAAACTGGCTCTTTTGACAGGTTCCTTGAAAGCTGCAGAAAAGAGAGAAGTCTTGGAGACTATTGCCAAGGGTGAGGCTGATTTGATTATCGGAACCCACGCTCTGATTCAGGATGGGGTAGATTATGCTCGTCTGGGCTTGATTATCATCGATGAGCAGCACCGATTTGGTGTAGGGCAAAGGCGTGTTCTGAGAGAAAAAGGCGACAATCCAGATGTACTCATGATGACAGCGACTCCCATACCACGAACCTTGGCCATCACAGCCTTTGGCGATATGGATGTTTCCATTATCGACCAGATACCAGCAGGTCGAAAACCCATTGTGACACGCTGGATCAAGCATGAGCAACTACCTCAGGTCTTGACTTGGTTAGAGGGGGAAATCCAAAAAGGTTCTCAAGCCTATGTCATCTCTCCCTTGATTGAAGAATCAGAAGCTCTGGATTTGAAAAATGCCATTGCCTTATCAGAGGAGTTGACGGCGCATTTTGCAGGAAAGGCAGAGGTGGCTCTTCTACATGGTAAAATGAAGAGTGATGAAAAAGACCAGATCATGCAGGATTTCAAAGAGCGAAAAACGGATATTCTGGTTTCAACGACGGTTATCGAGGTTGGAGTTAACGTTCCCAATGCGACCGTCATGATTATCATGGATGCCGATCGCTTCGGGCTCAGCCAGCTTCACCAGCTCAGAGGTCGTGTCGGTCGGGGGGACAAGCAGTCCTATGCTGTTCTCGTTGCTAATCCCAAGACTGATTCTGGAAAAGATCGCATGCGCATTATGACAGAAACCACCAATGGCTTTGTCCTTGCGGAGGAAGATTTGAAAATGCGTGGTTCAGGTGAAATTTTTGGAACCAGACAGTCAGGGCTTCCAGAGTTTCAAGTGGCTGATATTATCGAAGATTTTCCGATTTTAGAAGAAGCCAGAAAGGTTGCTAGCTACATTAGTTCGATAGAAGGTTGGCAAGAGGATCCAGAGTGGCGCATGATTGTCCATCATTTGGAAAAGAAAAAACATTTAGATTAA
- the alr gene encoding alanine racemase, producing the protein MKASPHRPTKALIHLGAIRQNIQQMGAHIPQGTLKFAVVKANAYGHGAVAVAKAIQDDVDGFCVSNIDEALELRQAGLSKRILILGVSEIEAVALAKEYDITLTVAGLEWIQALLDKEADLTGLTVHLKIDSGMGRIGFREAREAEQAQDLLQQHGACVEGIFTHFATADEESDDYFNAQLERFKTILASMKEVPDLVHASNSATTIWHAETIFNAVRMGDAMYGLNPSGEVLDLPYDLTPALTLESALVHVKTVPAGACMGYGATYQADSEQVIATVPIGYADGWTRDMQNFSVLVDGQACPIVGRVSMDQITIRLPKLYPLGTKVTLIGSNGGKEITATQVAAYRGTINYEVVCLLSDRIPREYY; encoded by the coding sequence ATGAAAGCTAGTCCACATAGACCAACCAAAGCTCTGATTCATCTGGGAGCTATTCGACAAAATATTCAGCAGATGGGGGCTCATATCCCTCAAGGAACGCTCAAATTTGCAGTAGTCAAGGCTAATGCTTATGGACATGGAGCAGTCGCTGTTGCCAAGGCGATTCAAGATGATGTTGATGGTTTTTGCGTTTCCAATATTGATGAAGCTCTTGAACTCAGACAGGCTGGACTCAGCAAGCGAATCCTCATTTTAGGAGTTTCTGAAATCGAAGCTGTCGCTCTAGCTAAAGAATACGACATCACCTTGACTGTGGCTGGACTGGAGTGGATTCAAGCACTCTTAGATAAGGAAGCGGATCTAACTGGATTGACAGTTCACCTCAAGATTGATTCAGGAATGGGACGGATCGGTTTTCGAGAGGCTCGTGAGGCTGAGCAGGCTCAAGACTTGCTCCAACAACATGGTGCTTGTGTTGAAGGGATTTTTACCCACTTTGCTACTGCAGATGAAGAATCAGATGACTACTTTAATGCCCAGTTAGAACGGTTTAAAACTATTTTGGCTAGTATGAAGGAAGTGCCAGACTTGGTACATGCTAGCAATTCTGCAACGACTATTTGGCATGCAGAGACTATTTTTAACGCCGTTCGTATGGGAGACGCCATGTATGGCTTGAATCCTAGCGGAGAGGTCTTGGACTTGCCTTATGACCTGACTCCAGCCTTGACCTTGGAGTCTGCTCTGGTTCATGTCAAGACAGTTCCAGCTGGAGCTTGCATGGGCTATGGAGCGACCTATCAGGCAGATAGCGAGCAAGTCATTGCGACGGTACCAATCGGCTATGCGGATGGTTGGACGCGAGACATGCAGAATTTCTCTGTCTTGGTAGATGGACAAGCTTGCCCAATCGTAGGCAGGGTTTCGATGGACCAAATCACCATTCGATTGCCTAAGCTTTATCCCTTAGGAACAAAAGTCACCCTCATTGGTTCTAATGGGGGCAAGGAGATCACAGCTACTCAGGTAGCTGCCTACCGTGGGACTATTAACTACGAGGTGGTTTGTCTCCTCAGCGACCGCATTCCGAGAGAATATTATTAG
- the acpS gene encoding holo-ACP synthase yields the protein MIVGHGIDIEELASIESAVTRHEGFAKRVLTAKEMERFTSLKGRRQIEYLAGRWSAKEAFSKAMGTGIGKLGFQDLEVLNNERGAPYFSQAPFSGKIWLSISHTDQFVTASVILEENHES from the coding sequence ATGATAGTTGGACACGGAATTGACATAGAAGAATTAGCTTCGATAGAAAGCGCAGTTACACGACATGAAGGATTTGCCAAGCGCGTGCTGACAGCTAAGGAAATGGAGCGCTTCACCAGTCTTAAAGGGCGCAGGCAAATAGAATATTTAGCTGGTCGCTGGTCGGCTAAGGAGGCCTTTTCCAAGGCTATGGGAACGGGCATTGGCAAGCTCGGTTTTCAAGATTTGGAAGTCTTGAACAATGAACGCGGGGCGCCTTATTTTAGTCAGGCGCCATTTTCAGGAAAGATTTGGCTGTCTATCAGCCATACCGATCAGTTTGTGACAGCCAGTGTCATTTTGGAGGAAAATCATGAAAGCTAG
- a CDS encoding 3-deoxy-7-phosphoheptulonate synthase encodes MAFIEKGQEIDIEAIKAETQLSAEALRLKERRDRELADIISGEDDRILLVIGPCSSDNEEAVLEYARRLSTLQKKVADKIFMVMRVYTAKPRTNGDGYKGLVHQPDTSKAPSLINGLQAVRQLHYRVITETGLTTADEMLYPSNLVLVDDLVSYHAVGARSVEDQEHRFVASGIDAPVGMKNPTSGNLGVMFNGIYAAQNKQTFLFHGQEVETSGNPLAHVILRGAVNEYGKNEPNFYYETLLNAIERYETMGLENPFILIDTNHDNSGKQYMEQIRIVRQTLQNRDWNEKIKKIVRGFMIESYLADGRQNQPEVFGCSITDPCLGWENTEALVEEIYATLTK; translated from the coding sequence ATGGCATTTATTGAAAAAGGTCAAGAAATCGATATTGAAGCAATCAAGGCAGAAACCCAATTGTCTGCGGAAGCCTTGCGACTAAAGGAGCGCCGTGATAGAGAATTGGCAGACATCATTTCAGGAGAAGATGACCGGATCCTTTTGGTGATTGGTCCTTGCTCTTCTGATAATGAAGAGGCTGTCTTGGAATATGCCCGCCGTTTATCTACCTTGCAAAAGAAGGTGGCAGACAAGATTTTCATGGTTATGCGTGTTTATACAGCTAAACCTCGTACCAACGGAGACGGTTATAAAGGTTTGGTTCACCAACCAGATACTTCTAAGGCTCCAAGCCTGATTAACGGCTTGCAGGCTGTGCGCCAGTTGCACTACCGCGTGATTACAGAGACAGGTTTGACAACGGCAGATGAGATGCTTTATCCGTCAAATCTGGTCTTGGTAGATGATTTGGTCAGCTACCATGCTGTGGGGGCTCGTTCTGTGGAAGACCAAGAGCACCGTTTTGTGGCCTCAGGAATTGATGCACCAGTGGGGATGAAAAATCCAACTTCTGGAAACCTTGGGGTCATGTTTAACGGTATCTATGCAGCTCAGAACAAACAGACCTTCCTCTTTCATGGCCAAGAAGTTGAGACTTCAGGAAATCCCTTGGCCCACGTCATCCTTCGTGGCGCAGTTAATGAATATGGGAAAAATGAGCCTAACTTTTACTATGAAACCCTGCTAAATGCCATTGAACGCTATGAAACCATGGGACTTGAAAATCCCTTTATCCTCATTGATACCAACCATGATAACTCAGGCAAGCAATATATGGAACAGATTCGAATTGTTCGTCAGACCTTGCAAAATCGTGATTGGAATGAGAAGATTAAAAAGATAGTTCGAGGCTTTATGATTGAATCTTACCTAGCAGATGGTCGTCAAAACCAACCAGAGGTCTTTGGTTGTTCCATTACCGATCCTTGCCTAGGTTGGGAAAATACAGAGGCCTTGGTAGAAGAAATCTATGCTACCTTGACAAAATAA
- a CDS encoding 3-deoxy-7-phosphoheptulonate synthase — protein sequence MVFTAKSPKINIEEVRALSKLEGQALERKSQRDKELEAIIRGEDQRILLVIGPCSSDNEEAVLEYAKRLAALQEEVADRIFMVMRVYTAKPRTNGDGYKGLIHQPNATEAPSLINGIKAVRHLHYRVITETGMTTADEMLYPENLPLVDDLISYMAVGARSVEDQQHRFVASGADFATGFKNPTSGNLNVMFNGIYAAQNKQSFLFLGKEVETTGNPLSHAILRGAINEYGKNIPNYYYDNLMDTIAQYEKMGLENPFIIVDTNHDNSGKQHMDQIRIVRQTLINRDWNEKIKQYVRGFMIESYLEDGRQNEPEVFGKSITDPCLGWENTEALVREIYQTLGE from the coding sequence ATGGTATTTACAGCAAAAAGTCCTAAAATTAATATTGAAGAAGTTCGTGCCTTATCAAAATTAGAAGGCCAAGCTTTGGAGAGAAAATCACAGCGCGATAAAGAGCTAGAAGCCATTATACGTGGAGAAGATCAACGAATTCTCTTGGTAATCGGGCCATGCTCATCTGATAATGAAGAAGCTGTTCTTGAGTATGCTAAACGTTTGGCAGCTTTACAAGAAGAAGTGGCAGACCGTATCTTTATGGTTATGCGTGTTTACACTGCCAAACCCCGTACCAACGGAGATGGCTATAAGGGCTTGATTCACCAGCCTAATGCGACAGAAGCGCCTAGTCTTATCAACGGAATTAAAGCTGTTCGCCATCTTCACTATCGTGTTATCACAGAAACAGGCATGACAACAGCTGATGAAATGCTTTATCCTGAAAATCTTCCGCTTGTGGATGATTTGATTTCTTACATGGCGGTTGGTGCTCGTTCGGTTGAAGACCAGCAACACCGCTTTGTGGCAAGTGGGGCAGATTTTGCGACTGGTTTTAAAAATCCAACTTCTGGAAATCTCAATGTTATGTTTAATGGGATTTATGCTGCTCAAAACAAACAAAGCTTCCTTTTCCTAGGAAAAGAAGTGGAAACAACTGGTAACCCGCTTTCACATGCCATTCTTCGTGGAGCAATCAATGAGTATGGTAAGAATATTCCTAACTACTACTATGATAATTTGATGGATACCATTGCTCAGTATGAGAAAATGGGCTTGGAAAATCCCTTTATCATTGTGGATACCAATCATGACAATTCTGGTAAGCAACATATGGACCAAATTCGAATTGTCCGCCAGACCTTGATTAACCGTGATTGGAATGAAAAAATCAAGCAGTATGTTCGTGGCTTTATGATTGAGTCTTATCTAGAAGACGGTCGTCAAAACGAACCGGAAGTATTTGGCAAGTCTATAACAGACCCTTGCCTGGGCTGGGAAAATACGGAAGCCCTTGTCAGAGAAATCTACCAAACGCTAGGAGAATAA
- the secA gene encoding preprotein translocase subunit SecA, translated as MANILKTIIENDKGEIRRLEKMADKVFKYEDQMAALTDDQLKAKTVEFKERYQNGESLDSLLYEAFAVVREGAKRVLGLFPYKVQVMGGIVLHHGDVPEMRTGEGKTLTATMPVYLNALSGKGVHVVTVNEYLSERDATEMGELYSWLGLSVGINLAAKSPMEKKEAYECDITYSTNSEIGFDYLRDNMVVRAENMVQRPLNYALVDEVDSILIDEARTPLIVSGANAVETSQLYHMADHYVKSLDKDDYIIDVQSKTIGLSDSGIDKAESYFKLDNLYDIENVALTHFIDNALRANYIMLLDIDYVVSEEQEILIVDQFTGRTMEGRRYSDGLHQAIEAKEGVPIQDETKTSASITYQNLFRMYKKLSGMTGTGKTEEEEFREIYNIRVIPIPTNRPVQRIDHPDLLFASIEAKFKAVVKDVKARYQKGQPVLVGTVAVETSDYISKKLVEAGVPHEVLNAKNHYKEAQIIMNAGQRGAVTIATNMAGRGTDIKLGEGVRELGGLCVIGTERHESRRIDNQLRGRSGRQGDPGESQFYLSLEDDLMKRFGSERLKGIFERLNMSEEAIESRMLTRQVEAAQKRVEGNNYDTRKQVLQYDDVMREQREIIYAQRYDVITADRDLAPEIQSMIKRTIGRVVDGHARAKQDEKLEAILNFAKYNLLPEDSITMEDLSGLSDKAIKEELFQRALQVYDSQVSKLRDEEAVKEFQKVLILRVVDNKWTDHIDALDQLRNAVGLRGYAQNNPVVEYQAEGFRMFNDMIGSIEFDVTRLMMKAQIHEQERPQAEHHISTTATRNIAAHQANIPEDLDLSQIGRNELCPCGSGKKFKNCHGKRQ; from the coding sequence ATGGCTAATATTTTAAAAACAATTATCGAAAATGATAAAGGAGAAATCCGTCGTCTGGAAAAGATGGCCGACAAGGTTTTCAAATACGAAGACCAAATGGCTGCTTTGACTGATGACCAACTAAAAGCAAAAACAGTTGAATTTAAAGAACGTTATCAAAATGGAGAATCACTGGATTCATTGCTTTATGAAGCATTTGCGGTTGTCCGTGAGGGTGCCAAACGTGTCCTAGGTCTCTTCCCATATAAGGTTCAGGTTATGGGGGGAATCGTTCTTCACCATGGTGACGTGCCAGAGATGCGTACAGGGGAAGGGAAAACCTTGACTGCGACTATGCCGGTATACCTCAATGCCCTTTCAGGTAAAGGGGTTCATGTAGTTACGGTCAATGAATACCTATCAGAACGTGACGCGACTGAGATGGGTGAATTGTACTCATGGCTTGGTTTGTCAGTAGGGATTAACTTGGCTGCCAAATCTCCAATGGAGAAAAAAGAAGCCTATGAGTGTGATATTACTTACTCAACCAACTCAGAAATCGGATTTGACTACCTTCGTGACAACATGGTCGTTCGTGCTGAAAACATGGTACAACGTCCGCTCAACTATGCCTTGGTCGATGAGGTTGACTCAATCTTGATTGACGAGGCCCGTACACCTTTGATCGTATCAGGTGCTAACGCAGTTGAAACTAGTCAGTTGTATCACATGGCAGACCACTATGTAAAATCTTTGGACAAAGACGACTATATCATCGATGTGCAGTCTAAGACTATTGGTTTGTCTGATTCAGGGATTGACAAGGCTGAAAGCTACTTCAAGCTTGACAATCTCTATGACATCGAAAACGTAGCTCTTACTCACTTTATCGATAACGCCCTTCGTGCCAACTACATCATGCTTCTCGATATTGACTATGTGGTGAGCGAAGAGCAAGAAATCTTGATCGTCGACCAATTTACAGGTCGTACCATGGAAGGTCGTCGTTATTCTGATGGATTGCACCAAGCCATTGAAGCCAAAGAAGGTGTTCCAATCCAAGATGAAACCAAGACATCTGCCTCAATTACTTACCAAAACCTTTTCCGTATGTACAAGAAATTGTCTGGTATGACGGGTACTGGTAAGACTGAGGAAGAAGAATTCCGTGAAATCTACAACATTCGTGTTATTCCAATCCCAACAAACCGTCCAGTTCAGCGTATTGACCATCCAGACTTGCTTTTTGCTAGCATTGAAGCTAAGTTTAAGGCCGTTGTTAAAGACGTTAAGGCTCGTTACCAAAAAGGTCAACCTGTCTTGGTTGGTACAGTAGCGGTTGAAACCAGTGACTACATTTCTAAAAAATTGGTCGAAGCTGGTGTTCCTCACGAAGTCTTGAACGCCAAAAACCACTATAAAGAAGCCCAAATCATCATGAATGCTGGTCAGCGTGGTGCTGTTACCATCGCAACTAACATGGCCGGTCGTGGTACCGACATCAAGCTTGGTGAAGGAGTTCGTGAACTTGGAGGACTTTGTGTTATTGGTACAGAACGCCATGAAAGCCGTCGTATCGACAACCAGCTTCGTGGACGTTCAGGTCGTCAGGGAGACCCAGGTGAGTCACAATTCTACCTATCTCTTGAAGATGATTTGATGAAACGTTTTGGTTCTGAACGCTTGAAGGGAATCTTTGAACGTCTCAACATGTCTGAAGAGGCGATTGAATCTCGTATGTTGACGCGTCAGGTTGAGGCAGCGCAAAAACGTGTCGAAGGAAATAACTACGATACCCGTAAACAAGTCCTTCAATACGATGATGTCATGCGTGAACAACGTGAGATTATCTACGCTCAACGTTACGACGTCATCACTGCAGACCGTGACTTGGCACCTGAAATTCAGTCAATGATCAAACGTACGATTGGTCGTGTTGTTGATGGTCATGCGCGTGCCAAACAAGATGAAAAACTCGAAGCAATTTTGAACTTTGCTAAGTACAACTTGCTTCCAGAAGATTCTATTACGATGGAAGATTTGTCTGGCTTGTCTGATAAGGCCATCAAGGAAGAACTTTTCCAACGTGCCTTGCAAGTTTACGATAGTCAGGTTTCAAAACTACGCGATGAAGAAGCAGTTAAAGAATTCCAAAAAGTTTTGATTCTACGAGTGGTAGATAACAAGTGGACAGATCATATCGATGCCCTAGATCAATTACGTAACGCGGTTGGACTTCGTGGCTATGCTCAGAACAACCCTGTTGTCGAGTATCAGGCAGAAGGTTTCCGTATGTTTAATGACATGATTGGTTCGATTGAGTTTGATGTGACACGCTTGATGATGAAAGCACAAATTCATGAACAAGAAAGACCACAAGCAGAACACCATATCAGTACAACAGCGACCCGCAATATCGCTGCCCACCAAGCAAATATACCAGAAGATTTGGATTTGAGTCAGATTGGACGGAATGAACTTTGCCCATGTGGTTCTGGTAAGAAGTTTAAAAACTGTCACGGTAAAAGACAATAA
- the der gene encoding ribosome biogenesis GTPase Der: MALPTIAIVGRPNVGKSTLFNRIAGERISIVEDVEGVTRDRIYATGEWLNRSFSMIDTGGIDDVDAPFMEQIKHQAEIAMEEADVIVFVVSGKEGITDADEYVARKLYKTHKPVILAVNKVDNPEMRNDIYDFYALGLGEPLPISSVHGIGTGDVLDAIVENLPNEYEEENPDVIKFSLIGRPNVGKSSLINAILGEDRVIASPVAGTTRDAIDTHFTDTDGQEFTMIDTAGMRKSGKVYENTEKYSVMRAMRAIDRSDVVLMVINAEEGIREYDKRIAGFAHEAGKGMIIVVNKWDTLEKDNHTMKNWEEDIREQFQYLPYAPIIFVSALTKQRLHKLPEMIKQISESQNTRIPSAVLNDVIMDAIAINPTPTDKGKRLKIFYATQVATKPPTFVIFVNEEELMHFSYLRFLENQIRKAFVFEGTPIHLIARKRK; this comes from the coding sequence ATGGCCCTACCAACTATTGCCATTGTAGGACGTCCCAATGTTGGGAAATCAACCCTATTTAATCGGATCGCTGGTGAGCGAATCTCCATTGTAGAAGATGTCGAAGGAGTGACACGTGACCGTATCTATGCAACGGGTGAGTGGCTTAATCGCTCTTTTAGCATGATTGATACAGGAGGAATCGATGATGTCGATGCTCCTTTCATGGAACAAATCAAGCACCAGGCAGAAATTGCTATGGAAGAAGCAGATGTTATCGTTTTTGTCGTGTCTGGTAAGGAAGGGATTACCGATGCGGACGAATACGTAGCCCGTAAGCTTTATAAGACCCACAAACCAGTTATCCTTGCAGTTAACAAGGTGGACAACCCTGAGATGCGAAATGATATCTATGATTTCTATGCTCTCGGTTTGGGTGAACCACTGCCAATTTCATCTGTCCATGGTATCGGTACAGGGGATGTGCTAGACGCTATTGTAGAAAATCTTCCAAATGAATATGAAGAAGAAAACCCAGATGTGATTAAGTTTAGCTTGATTGGTCGTCCTAACGTTGGAAAATCAAGCTTGATCAATGCTATTTTGGGAGAAGACCGTGTCATTGCTAGTCCTGTTGCTGGAACAACGCGTGACGCTATTGATACCCACTTTACAGATACAGATGGTCAAGAGTTTACCATGATTGATACGGCTGGTATGCGTAAATCTGGTAAGGTTTATGAAAATACTGAGAAATACTCAGTCATGCGTGCCATGCGTGCTATTGACCGTTCAGATGTGGTCTTGATGGTCATCAATGCGGAAGAAGGTATTCGTGAATACGATAAGCGTATTGCAGGATTTGCCCATGAAGCTGGTAAAGGGATGATTATCGTGGTCAACAAGTGGGATACACTTGAAAAAGACAACCACACTATGAAAAACTGGGAAGAAGATATCCGTGAGCAGTTCCAATATCTACCTTACGCACCGATTATCTTTGTATCAGCTTTGACCAAGCAACGTCTCCACAAACTTCCTGAGATGATCAAGCAAATCAGCGAAAGTCAAAATACACGTATTCCATCAGCCGTCTTGAACGATGTGATTATGGATGCTATTGCCATTAACCCAACACCGACAGACAAAGGGAAACGTCTCAAGATTTTCTATGCTACCCAAGTGGCAACCAAACCACCGACCTTTGTTATCTTTGTCAACGAAGAAGAACTCATGCACTTTTCTTACCTGCGTTTCTTGGAAAATCAAATCCGCAAGGCCTTTGTCTTTGAAGGAACACCGATTCATCTCATCGCAAGAAAACGTAAATAA